One window from the genome of Salvelinus fontinalis isolate EN_2023a chromosome 3, ASM2944872v1, whole genome shotgun sequence encodes:
- the LOC129851355 gene encoding uncharacterized protein LOC129851355 isoform X1: MLFLLSVPDRTGYAVTPFGSRQDRLYCFSPLFQTGQVILLLLSVPDRTGYAVTPLLSVPDRTGYTVTPFGSRQDRLLCYSSQFQTGQVMLLLLSVPDRTGYAVTPLSSRQDRLYCYSSQFQTGQVILLLLSVPDRTGYTVTPLSSRQDRLYCYSSQFQTGQVILLLLSVPDRTGYAVTPFGSRQDRLYCYSSQFQTGQVILLLLSVPDRTGYTVTPFGSRQGRLYCYSTPLSSRQDRLNCYSSVPDRTGYTVTPLLSVLDRTGYTVSPLRSRQDRLYCYSSQFQTGQVILFLLSVPDRTGYTVSPLGSRQDRLCCYSFRFQTGQVMLFLFSVPDRTGYTVTPLSSRQDRLYCYSTPLSSRQDRLNCYSSQFQTGQVILFLLCSRQDRLYCYSTPFGSRQDRLCCFSSQFQTGQVILLLLSVPDRTGYTVTPLSSRQDRLCCYSSQFQTGQVILLLLSVPDRTGYAVTPLSSRQDRLYCYSTPLSSRQDRLYCYSSQFQTGQVILLLLSVPDRTGYTVTPFGSRQDRLYCYPFRFQTGQVILLLHSSRFQTGQVILLLLSVPDRTGYTVTPFGSRQDRLYCYPFRFQTGQVILLLHSSRFQTGQVILLLLSVPDRTGYTVTPLRSRQDRSQGRLKNNNKQQGSRQQQALESPLSQP, from the exons aTGCTGTTTCTCCtgtcagttccagacaggacaggttatgctgttactcctttcggttccagacaggacaggttatactgtttctctcctctgttccagacaggacaggttatactgttactcctctcagttccagacaggacaggttatgctgttactccactcctctcagttccagacaggacaggttatactgttactcctttcggttccagacaggacaggttactctgttactcctctcagttccagacaggacaggttatgctgttactcctctcggttccagacaggacaggttatgctgttactcctctcagttccagacaggacaggttatactgttactcctctcagttccagacaggacaggttatactgttactcctctccgttccagacaggacaggttatactgttactcctctcagttccagacaggacaggttatactgttactcctctcagttccagacaggacaggttatactgttactcctttcggttccagacaggacaggttatgctgttactcctttcggttccagacaggacaggttatactgttactcctctcagttccagacaggacaggttatactgttactcctttcggttccagacaggacaggttatactgttaccCCTTTCggttccagacagggcaggttatactgttactccactcctctcagttccagacaggacaggttaaaCTGTTACTCCTctgttccagacaggacaggttatactgttactccactcCTTTCGGTTctagacaggacaggttatactgtttctcctctccgttccagacaggacaggttatactgttactcctctcagttccagacaggacaggttatactgtttCTCCTCTcggttccagacaggacaggttatactgtttCTCCTCTcggttccagacaggacaggttatgctgttactcctttcggttccagacaggacaggttatgcTGTTTCTCTTCTcggttccagacaggacaggttatactgttactcctctcagttccagacaggacaggttatactgttactccactcctctcagttccagacaggacaggttaaactgttactcctctcagttccagacaggacaggttatactgtttctcctctgttccagacaggacaggttatactgttactccactcCTTTCGGTTCTAGACAGGACAGGTTATGCTGTttctcctctcagttccagacaggacaggttatactgttactcctttcggttccagacaggacaggttatactgttactcctctcagttccagacaggacaggttatgctgttactcctctcagttccagacaggacaggttatactgttactcctttcggttccagacaggacaggttatgctgttactcctctcagttccagacaggacaggttatactgttactccactcctctcagttccagacaggacaggttatactgttactcctctcagttccagacaggacag gttatactgttactcctctcagttccagacaggacaggttatactgttactcctttcggttccagacaggacaggttatactgttaccCCTTTCggttccagacagggcaggttatactgttactccactcCTCTcggttccagacaggacaggttatactgttactcctctcagttccagacaggacaggttatactgttactcctttcggttccagacaggacaggttatactgttaccCCTTTCggttccagacagggcaggttatactgttactccactcCTCTcggttccagacaggacaggttatactgttactcctttcggttccagacaggacaggttatactgttactcctctccgttccagacaggacaggtcgcAGGGAAGattgaaaaacaacaacaaacagcagggcTCTAGACAGCAACAGGCCCTGGAGAGTCCGCTGTCCCAGCCGTAA
- the LOC129851355 gene encoding uncharacterized protein LOC129851355 isoform X8, with protein sequence MLLLLSVPDRTGYTVTPLSSRQDRLCCYSTPLSSRQDRLYCYSFRFQTGQVTLLLLSVPDRTGYAVTPLGSRQDRLCCYSSQFQTGQVILLLLSVPDRTGYTVTPLRSRQDRLYCYSSQFQTGQVILLLLSVPDRTGYTVTPFGSRQDRLCCYSFRFQTGQVILLLLSVPDRTGYTVTPFGSRQDRLYCYPFRFQTGQVILLLHSSQFQTGQVKLLLLCSRQDRLYCYSTPFGSRQDRLYCFSSPFQTGQVILLLLSVPDRTGYTVSPLGSRQDRLYCFSSRFQTGQVMLLLLSVPDRTGYAVSLLGSRQDRLYCYSSQFQTGQVILLLHSSQFQTGQVKLLLLSVPDRTGYTVSPLFQTGQVILLLHSFRF encoded by the exons atgctgttactcctttcggttccagacaggacag gttatactgttactcctctcagttccagacaggacaggttatgctgttactccactcctctcagttccagacaggacaggttatactgttactcctttcggttccagacaggacaggttactctgttactcctctcagttccagacaggacaggttatgctgttactcctctcggttccagacaggacaggttatgctgttactcctctcagttccagacaggacaggttatactgttactcctctcagttccagacaggacaggttatactgttactcctctccgttccagacaggacaggttatactgttactcctctcagttccagacaggacaggttatactgttactcctctcagttccagacaggacaggttatactgttactcctttcggttccagacaggacaggttatgctgttactcctttcggttccagacaggacaggttatactgttactcctctcagttccagacaggacaggttatactgttactcctttcggttccagacaggacaggttatactgttaccCCTTTCggttccagacagggcaggttatactgttactccactcctctcagttccagacaggacaggttaaaCTGTTACTCCTctgttccagacaggacaggttatactgttactccactcCTTTCGGTTctagacaggacaggttatactgtttctcctctccgttccagacaggacaggttatactgttactcctctcagttccagacaggacaggttatactgtttCTCCTCTcggttccagacaggacaggttatactgtttCTCCTCTcggttccagacaggacaggttatgctgttactcctttcggttccagacaggacaggttatgcTGTTTCTCTTCTcggttccagacaggacaggttatactgttactcctctcagttccagacaggacaggttatactgttactccactcctctcagttccagacaggacaggttaaactgttactcctctcagttccagacaggacaggttatactgtttctcctctgttccagacaggacaggttatactgttactccactcCTTTCGGTTCTAG
- the LOC129851355 gene encoding uncharacterized protein LOC129851355 isoform X7: MLLLLSVPDRTGYAVTPLSSRQDRLYCYSSQFQTGQVILLLLSVPDRTGYTVTPLSSRQDRLYCYSSQFQTGQVILLLLSVPDRTGYAVTPFGSRQDRLYCYSSQFQTGQVILLLLSVPDRTGYTVTPFGSRQGRLYCYSTPLSSRQDRLNCYSSVPDRTGYTVTPLLSVLDRTGYTVSPLRSRQDRLYCYSSQFQTGQVILFLLSVPDRTGYTVSPLGSRQDRLCCYSFRFQTGQVMLFLFSVPDRTGYTVTPLSSRQDRLYCYSTPLSSRQDRLNCYSSQFQTGQVILFLLCSRQDRLYCYSTPFGSRQDRLCCFSSQFQTGQVILLLLSVPDRTGYTVTPLSSRQDRLCCYSSQFQTGQVILLLLSVPDRTGYAVTPLSSRQDRLYCYSTPLSSRQDRLYCYSSQFQTGQVILLLLSVPDRTGYTVTPFGSRQDRLYCYPFRFQTGQVILLLHSSRFQTGQVILLLLSVPDRTGYTVTPFGSRQDRLYCYPFRFQTGQVILLLHSSRFQTGQVILLLLSVPDRTGYTVTPLRSRQDRSQGRLKNNNKQQGSRQQQALESPLSQP, encoded by the exons atgctgttactcctctcggttccagacaggacaggttatgctgttactcctctcagttccagacaggacaggttatactgttactcctctcagttccagacaggacaggttatactgttactcctctccgttccagacaggacaggttatactgttactcctctcagttccagacaggacaggttatactgttactcctctcagttccagacaggacaggttatactgttactcctttcggttccagacaggacaggttatgctgttactcctttcggttccagacaggacaggttatactgttactcctctcagttccagacaggacaggttatactgttactcctttcggttccagacaggacaggttatactgttaccCCTTTCggttccagacagggcaggttatactgttactccactcctctcagttccagacaggacaggttaaaCTGTTACTCCTctgttccagacaggacaggttatactgttactccactcCTTTCGGTTctagacaggacaggttatactgtttctcctctccgttccagacaggacaggttatactgttactcctctcagttccagacaggacaggttatactgtttCTCCTCTcggttccagacaggacaggttatactgtttCTCCTCTcggttccagacaggacaggttatgctgttactcctttcggttccagacaggacaggttatgcTGTTTCTCTTCTcggttccagacaggacaggttatactgttactcctctcagttccagacaggacaggttatactgttactccactcctctcagttccagacaggacaggttaaactgttactcctctcagttccagacaggacaggttatactgtttctcctctgttccagacaggacaggttatactgttactccactcCTTTCGGTTCTAGACAGGACAGGTTATGCTGTttctcctctcagttccagacaggacaggttatactgttactcctttcggttccagacaggacaggttatactgttactcctctcagttccagacaggacaggttatgctgttactcctctcagttccagacaggacaggttatactgttactcctttcggttccagacaggacaggttatgctgttactcctctcagttccagacaggacaggttatactgttactccactcctctcagttccagacaggacaggttatactgttactcctctcagttccagacaggacag gttatactgttactcctctcagttccagacaggacaggttatactgttactcctttcggttccagacaggacaggttatactgttaccCCTTTCggttccagacagggcaggttatactgttactccactcCTCTcggttccagacaggacaggttatactgttactcctctcagttccagacaggacaggttatactgttactcctttcggttccagacaggacaggttatactgttaccCCTTTCggttccagacagggcaggttatactgttactccactcCTCTcggttccagacaggacaggttatactgttactcctttcggttccagacaggacaggttatactgttactcctctccgttccagacaggacaggtcgcAGGGAAGattgaaaaacaacaacaaacagcagggcTCTAGACAGCAACAGGCCCTGGAGAGTCCGCTGTCCCAGCCGTAA